In Caldicellulosiruptor obsidiansis OB47, a single window of DNA contains:
- a CDS encoding ABC transporter substrate-binding protein — protein sequence MFKKRVALLIAIVFLMTIIVPGFLSAPTKAVAASKNPIVFKIYWGDSNAEPVDVWKTPVGKKVEELTGVRLQFEFIVGSDEETKAGIMLASGDLPDLINAHNVVNKFIEAGALVPLDDYIAKYGKNIKKWYDTKALKKLKYPKDGHIYYLTPFREESDPLYSFAGFWLPIYVLKENKWPVVRDIDTYFKIVKDAVKKHPTYNGKPTIAFTALTDSWRIYVLMQQPLRLEGYPNDGGWLIDEKTGVVKDSYTMPYAKTYYKILNQMWNEGLLDKEMFSQNYDQYLAKISSGRVIGFYDERWQIQSAIDSLEKQGLYDRIPIAMPVLKKGVKRDRYNVVTMGTGAGISITKKCKDPIAAFKFLDRMAGEDILKLINWGIQGQDYYVKNGKMYKDAKQIQNYMNPDYRKKQGIGGNIWFAFPRPPFDWTYSDKSGKISWDYSEQALEQRYKPYEKEVLKAYKIKSFKDLFSPTWNSPYGYGWDIKLPDDLQAIQNQADDLQRRYIAKAIMAKPGEYDKIWNEYLNKMKNIPLKKVIDFRQKEIQRRLKEWN from the coding sequence ATGTTTAAAAAAAGAGTTGCTTTACTGATTGCTATTGTCTTTTTGATGACCATCATTGTTCCAGGGTTTTTAAGCGCTCCAACAAAGGCAGTAGCAGCGTCCAAAAACCCAATAGTTTTTAAGATTTACTGGGGTGATTCTAATGCAGAACCGGTTGATGTGTGGAAGACGCCAGTTGGTAAAAAGGTTGAAGAGCTCACAGGTGTAAGGCTCCAGTTTGAATTTATTGTCGGCAGCGACGAGGAAACAAAGGCAGGTATCATGCTTGCAAGTGGCGACTTGCCGGACTTAATCAATGCACACAATGTTGTAAACAAGTTTATTGAAGCAGGAGCTTTAGTTCCCTTAGATGATTACATTGCTAAGTACGGCAAGAACATCAAGAAATGGTATGATACAAAAGCACTCAAAAAACTCAAATATCCAAAGGATGGACACATTTACTATCTTACACCTTTCAGAGAAGAGTCTGACCCGCTCTATTCATTTGCTGGGTTCTGGCTACCTATATACGTTCTCAAAGAGAACAAATGGCCAGTTGTAAGAGATATTGACACATATTTCAAGATTGTAAAAGACGCTGTCAAAAAACATCCAACATACAATGGCAAACCAACAATAGCTTTTACAGCGCTTACTGACAGCTGGAGAATATATGTACTGATGCAACAGCCGCTTAGGCTTGAAGGTTATCCGAACGATGGTGGCTGGCTTATTGACGAAAAGACAGGTGTTGTAAAAGACAGCTATACAATGCCATATGCAAAAACATATTACAAGATACTCAACCAGATGTGGAACGAAGGTCTTCTTGACAAAGAAATGTTTTCACAAAACTATGACCAGTATTTAGCAAAGATTTCCTCTGGTAGAGTTATTGGTTTTTATGATGAAAGATGGCAGATACAATCTGCAATAGATTCTCTTGAAAAACAAGGACTTTACGACAGAATTCCGATTGCAATGCCAGTGCTCAAGAAAGGTGTAAAGAGAGATAGATACAACGTAGTTACAATGGGAACAGGTGCCGGAATATCAATTACAAAGAAGTGCAAAGACCCGATTGCAGCGTTCAAGTTCTTGGACAGAATGGCTGGCGAGGATATCTTGAAACTCATCAACTGGGGTATCCAAGGCCAGGACTACTATGTAAAGAATGGAAAGATGTATAAAGATGCAAAGCAGATTCAAAACTACATGAACCCAGATTACAGAAAGAAACAGGGCATTGGCGGAAATATCTGGTTTGCATTCCCAAGACCACCGTTTGACTGGACATATTCAGACAAGAGCGGAAAGATTTCTTGGGACTATTCAGAGCAGGCATTAGAACAAAGGTATAAGCCATATGAAAAGGAAGTTTTGAAAGCTTATAAGATTAAGTCGTTCAAAGACTTGTTCTCACCAACATGGAACTCACCGTACGGATATGGCTGGGATATCAAGCTTCCAGACGACCTGCAGGCAATCCAGAACCAGGCTGATGACTTGCAGAGAAGATATATTGCAAAAGCAATAATGGCAAAACCGGGTGAGTACGATAAGATCTGGAATGAATACCTCAACAAGATGAAGAACATTCCTCTCAAGAAGGTAATTGACTTTAGACAAAAAGAGATTCAGAGAAGACTCAAAGAGTGGAACTAA
- a CDS encoding glycoside hydrolase family 130 protein, translating to MDIKIVGQSLPNMPWEERPKDCKDIVWRSKHNPIIKRNQAKDANSIFNSAVVPFKDGFAGVFRVDDRARRMNIRRGFSKDGYNWEIDDEPINFIQQTRDPLVSEYKYDPRVTFIEDRYYITWCNGYHGPTIGVGYTFDFEKFYQIENAFLPYNRNGVLFPRKINGKYAMLSRPSDTGHTAFGDIFYSESPDMIHWGCHRHVMSAGYTPWQSLKIGAGPTPIETSEGWLLIYHGVLLSCNGYVYSFGAALLDLEKPWIVKARSKSYLLSPQEYYECVGDVPNVAFPCATLCDANTGRLAIYYGGADTVVNLAFAYVQDIIELLKRESQE from the coding sequence ATGGATATTAAAATTGTTGGGCAATCACTTCCAAACATGCCATGGGAAGAGAGACCAAAAGACTGTAAGGATATTGTCTGGAGGTCTAAACACAACCCAATTATCAAGAGAAATCAGGCAAAAGATGCAAACAGCATCTTCAACAGCGCGGTGGTTCCGTTCAAAGATGGGTTTGCAGGTGTTTTTAGAGTAGATGACAGGGCAAGAAGAATGAACATCAGACGTGGTTTTAGCAAGGATGGTTACAACTGGGAGATTGACGATGAACCAATCAACTTCATCCAGCAGACAAGAGACCCGCTTGTAAGTGAGTATAAATACGACCCAAGAGTAACTTTTATAGAAGACAGGTATTATATCACATGGTGTAATGGCTATCATGGACCGACAATTGGTGTTGGCTATACATTCGACTTCGAAAAGTTTTATCAGATTGAAAATGCATTTTTGCCATACAACAGAAATGGTGTGCTTTTCCCAAGAAAGATAAACGGCAAATACGCTATGCTATCCCGCCCATCGGATACGGGGCACACAGCTTTCGGCGATATATTTTATAGCGAAAGCCCTGATATGATTCACTGGGGTTGCCACAGACATGTAATGTCAGCAGGCTATACTCCTTGGCAGTCGCTCAAAATAGGGGCAGGTCCTACACCAATTGAGACAAGTGAAGGATGGCTGTTAATTTATCACGGTGTACTTCTTTCATGCAACGGTTATGTATACAGCTTTGGCGCAGCGCTTTTAGATTTGGAAAAACCATGGATTGTAAAAGCAAGATCAAAATCTTATCTTCTTTCACCACAAGAATATTATGAATGTGTTGGAGATGTTCCAAACGTAGCATTCCCATGCGCGACACTTTGTGATGCTAATACAGGAAGACTTGCAATTTACTATGGTGGTGCTGACACTGTCGTGAACCTTGCATTTGCTTATGTTCAGGATATAATTGAACTTCTCAAGAGAGAAAGCCAGGAATAA
- a CDS encoding substrate-binding domain-containing protein, giving the protein MDKRVTMKDIAEKLGVSKVTVSKALKDSPDISSSLKEKIIKTAQEMGYIYNAKGRMLRENLTYSIGVISSEKYYGKDDYFYIDLYKHLSNSLEKLGFTTTFNIISQSDENELSVPNALLEQKVDGVVILGQMSHDYIQKVLNYNYPTVFLDFYCDKFNVDCVITDNFYATYEITNMLIEQGHTKIGFVGNIYATSSIQDRFLGFYKALLENKIELNKDWIIKDRDDNNNFIDITLPKNLPTAFVCNCDKTAYITIEKLKSSGYKVPDDVSVVGFDDSLHAVLSQPKITTVRVNLEEMGRRTAKMMVEKIKQGEKHYGKMLIKGKIIIRESVKALK; this is encoded by the coding sequence ATGGACAAGAGAGTTACCATGAAAGACATTGCTGAAAAGCTTGGTGTCTCCAAAGTAACAGTGTCAAAAGCTCTCAAAGACAGTCCTGATATTAGTTCATCCTTAAAAGAGAAGATTATAAAGACTGCCCAGGAGATGGGTTACATCTACAATGCAAAGGGCAGGATGCTAAGAGAAAACCTAACGTATTCCATCGGTGTGATATCGTCAGAAAAGTATTATGGCAAAGACGACTATTTCTACATAGACCTTTACAAGCATCTTTCAAACAGTTTAGAGAAGCTTGGCTTTACAACAACCTTCAACATCATAAGCCAGTCAGATGAAAACGAGCTATCTGTCCCCAACGCGCTTCTGGAACAGAAGGTAGACGGCGTTGTTATTTTGGGTCAAATGAGTCATGACTACATTCAGAAAGTTTTAAATTACAACTACCCGACAGTATTTTTAGACTTTTACTGTGACAAGTTTAACGTTGACTGTGTCATCACAGACAACTTTTACGCAACATACGAGATAACTAACATGCTAATAGAGCAGGGTCACACTAAAATTGGATTTGTAGGAAACATCTATGCAACAAGCAGTATCCAGGACAGGTTCCTGGGCTTTTACAAGGCACTTTTGGAGAACAAGATAGAACTCAATAAAGATTGGATAATAAAAGACAGGGATGACAACAACAATTTCATAGATATTACATTACCTAAAAACCTTCCGACGGCATTTGTTTGCAACTGTGACAAGACTGCTTATATTACAATCGAAAAGCTCAAATCAAGTGGATATAAGGTGCCGGATGATGTTTCAGTGGTGGGATTTGATGACAGTCTCCATGCAGTGCTCTCACAACCCAAAATTACTACAGTCCGCGTGAATTTGGAAGAGATGGGCAGAAGAACAGCCAAAATGATGGTTGAAAAAATAAAGCAAGGGGAAAAACATTATGGCAAAATGCTCATAAAAGGCAAGATTATCATAAGAGAGTCTGTCAAGGCTTTGAAATAA